A part of Oncorhynchus kisutch isolate 150728-3 linkage group LG2, Okis_V2, whole genome shotgun sequence genomic DNA contains:
- the rpe gene encoding ribulose-phosphate 3-epimerase, protein MSYSAKIGPSILSSDLACLGSECVRMMECGADYLHLDVMDGNFVPNITFGHPMVECLRNCVGPDPFFDMHMMVSRPEQWVKPMAAAGANQYTFHLETTTNAGILIKEIRESGMKVGLAIKPGTTVEELAPWAGQIDMALVMTVEPGFGGQKFMEDMMPKVSWLRSQFPSLDIEVDGGVGPSTIHKCAEAGANMIVSGSAVVSSDDPRSVITMLRTAVSEAIQKRSLDR, encoded by the exons ATGTCTTACAGCGCAAAGATAGGCCCGTCCATCCTCAGCAGTGACCTCGCATGCCTGGGCAGTGAATGCGTCCGAATGATGGAGTGCGGAGCTGACTACCTGCACCTCGACGTTATGGACGG TAATTTTGTACCCAACATCACCTTTGGCCACCCGATGGTGGAGTGCCTAAGGAACTGCGTGGGGCCAGACCCTTTCTTTG ACATGCACATGATGGTGTCGAGGCCGGAGCAGTGGGTGAAACCCATGGCAGCAGCAGGAGCTAATCAGTACACGTTCCACCTGGAGACCACTACTAATGCTGGAATCCTCATTAAGGAGATCAGAGAGAGTGGCATGAAG gtgggCCTGGCCATAAAGCCTGGGACCACAGTAGAGGAGTTGGCCCCATGGGCAGGACAGATTGACATGGCACTGGTCATGACTGTGGAGCCTGGCTTTGGAGGCCAGAAGTTCATGGAGGACATGATGCCCAAG GTTAGCTGGCTAAGGAGTCAGTTTCCCTCTCTGGACATTGAGGTGGACGGAGGAGTGGGTCCCTCTACCATCCACAAGTGTGCTGAG GCGGGTGCTAACATGATTGTGTCGGGCAGTGCGGTGGTGAGCAGCGACGACCCTCGCTCTGTCATCACAATGCTGAGGACTGCCGTCTCTGAGGCCATACAGAAACGCTCACTGGACCGTTGA